The uncultured Desulfobulbus sp. genome window below encodes:
- a CDS encoding FAD-dependent oxidoreductase, with product MADQSMNGSVLVVGGGISGMQAALDLADSGFFVYLVEKSGAIGGSMPQFNKVFPTNDCSMCIIAPKLVECGRHPNIRIMTLSTVQDVTGTAGNFTVRVIEYPRYVDTDKCIACGQCTSVCPKSVDDSFNSNIAKRKAIYIKYPQAVPLKYQIDPKSCLHLKNPTKCGACAEICPPGAIDFNDREREHIIQVGSVVMALGFQTFDPSKSKIWGYGVYPNVITSLQFERYLSPDGPTDGQLSRPSDKKPVKKVAFLQCIGSRDKNRCNNEYCSTVCCMYAIKEAMTIKESNPDLEVTIFYMDMRTPGKEFDRYLERAKNEYGVRFIRSRIHGVEPKGTKGDLRLHYINGQGKQVEEVVDLVVLSVGLETPESMVRLAERIGIHMTPDRFASISAFMPVHTSKKGVYTCGAFNGPRDIPQSVTGGSAAAASVSALLKSVRHTQTRSLLPPVEQDVRGEEPRIGVFVCHCGTNIAGVVDVEELADYAATLPLVVHVARNLFTCAQDTQDRIVQEIRDKRLNRIVVAACTPRTHEPLFRKTLKSAGINEYLIEMANIRNQNSWVHNQEPEVATLKAKDLVRMAVVKVQTQVARKPIRIPIAPSVLIIGGGVAGMTAALNLAEQGFQVHLVEKTTQLGGNALHLFQTWNGEHVPRYIRDLKEKVQQHHLIEVAYTSTVLSVEGHVGNFASTIRTGSSRKRVINHGAVIITTGAKRYIPEEFEYGKIPKVVASIEFDKLHMHNETRVANGKSFVFIQCVGSRNEERPYCSKSCCTHSIQSAIKLKKEAPSRQIYILYREIRTYGQRERIYNQARELGIVFINYEMHGPPKVKKHDKGVLVEVWDHVLHRPLEIKADVVILAAATLASPDAMNLGNLFKIPLNSDGFFQEAHVKLRPVEFNVDGVFVAGLAHYPKPLEESISQALAAAAKAGRLLSREAINLEPNTALVDPVNCDGCGLCIEVCPYQAITLVEYEDEEGTPLKTVHIDPVLCKGCGICQGTCPKRGVDVAGFTYAQIEAQIDAALEESELEEEL from the coding sequence ATGGCTGATCAATCCATGAATGGATCCGTGTTGGTGGTCGGGGGCGGTATCTCCGGAATGCAAGCCGCACTTGATTTGGCAGATTCCGGCTTTTTTGTGTACCTGGTGGAAAAATCAGGGGCCATCGGTGGTTCCATGCCCCAATTTAACAAGGTCTTTCCCACCAATGACTGCTCGATGTGTATCATCGCGCCCAAGTTGGTTGAGTGTGGACGGCATCCCAATATCCGCATCATGACGCTGTCAACCGTGCAGGATGTTACCGGTACAGCAGGCAATTTTACCGTCCGTGTGATCGAGTATCCCCGCTATGTGGACACGGATAAATGCATTGCCTGTGGTCAGTGCACCAGCGTTTGCCCTAAAAGCGTGGATGATTCGTTCAACTCCAATATTGCCAAGCGTAAGGCGATTTATATCAAGTATCCCCAGGCTGTCCCCCTGAAATATCAGATTGATCCCAAATCTTGCTTGCATCTTAAAAATCCAACCAAATGTGGAGCCTGCGCTGAAATTTGTCCCCCTGGGGCCATTGATTTCAACGACCGCGAGCGGGAACATATCATTCAGGTGGGCTCGGTGGTCATGGCCCTTGGTTTTCAGACCTTTGATCCGTCAAAATCTAAGATCTGGGGCTACGGCGTGTACCCCAATGTGATCACCTCGCTCCAGTTTGAACGCTATCTTTCTCCAGATGGGCCCACCGACGGTCAGCTCTCGCGACCTTCGGATAAAAAACCGGTGAAAAAGGTGGCCTTTCTCCAGTGTATTGGCAGCCGAGATAAGAATCGGTGCAATAACGAGTACTGTTCCACCGTCTGCTGCATGTATGCCATTAAAGAGGCGATGACCATCAAGGAGAGTAATCCCGATCTCGAGGTGACCATCTTTTACATGGACATGCGCACTCCGGGCAAGGAGTTCGATCGCTATCTGGAACGGGCTAAAAATGAGTATGGGGTCCGTTTTATACGTTCCCGCATTCACGGGGTTGAGCCCAAGGGAACCAAGGGCGATTTGCGGCTGCACTACATTAATGGTCAAGGAAAGCAGGTCGAAGAGGTCGTTGATCTGGTCGTGCTCTCCGTTGGTTTGGAGACTCCAGAGTCCATGGTGCGACTGGCCGAACGTATTGGCATTCATATGACTCCGGATCGTTTTGCCTCCATCTCTGCCTTTATGCCGGTGCATACCTCAAAAAAAGGTGTCTATACCTGCGGAGCCTTTAATGGTCCGCGGGATATTCCCCAGTCAGTCACCGGGGGGTCGGCAGCGGCTGCCTCGGTTTCCGCACTGTTAAAATCGGTACGGCATACCCAGACACGCTCTCTTTTACCGCCGGTGGAGCAGGATGTGCGCGGTGAAGAGCCACGAATTGGTGTATTTGTCTGCCATTGCGGTACCAATATTGCCGGAGTGGTGGATGTGGAAGAGCTGGCTGACTATGCCGCCACACTGCCCCTGGTCGTGCATGTGGCCCGTAACCTCTTTACCTGTGCCCAGGATACTCAGGATCGTATTGTTCAAGAGATACGGGATAAGCGGCTCAACCGTATCGTAGTTGCCGCCTGTACACCGCGAACCCATGAGCCGCTGTTCCGTAAGACCCTGAAATCAGCTGGTATCAATGAGTATCTCATTGAGATGGCTAATATTCGCAACCAGAATTCCTGGGTCCATAATCAGGAGCCAGAGGTTGCCACTCTCAAGGCCAAAGATCTGGTGCGGATGGCCGTGGTCAAAGTGCAGACCCAGGTTGCCCGAAAACCGATCCGTATTCCCATTGCCCCCTCGGTGCTGATTATCGGTGGCGGCGTGGCCGGAATGACCGCTGCGCTCAACCTCGCTGAACAGGGGTTTCAGGTCCATCTGGTAGAAAAAACCACCCAGTTAGGGGGGAATGCGCTCCACCTCTTTCAGACCTGGAACGGAGAGCATGTGCCCCGCTACATCCGTGATCTCAAAGAAAAGGTACAACAGCATCATTTAATCGAGGTGGCCTATACCAGTACAGTCCTTTCGGTGGAGGGACATGTGGGCAACTTTGCAAGTACCATTCGTACCGGTTCCAGTCGTAAACGGGTGATCAATCACGGCGCGGTGATCATCACCACCGGCGCAAAACGGTATATCCCCGAGGAATTTGAATACGGTAAGATACCCAAGGTGGTAGCCTCGATCGAGTTTGACAAGTTGCACATGCACAACGAAACTCGGGTGGCCAACGGTAAGTCCTTTGTTTTTATTCAGTGTGTAGGCTCACGCAATGAAGAGCGGCCCTACTGCTCCAAATCCTGTTGCACCCACTCAATCCAGAGCGCGATTAAGCTGAAAAAAGAGGCACCTTCCCGGCAGATTTATATTCTCTACCGTGAGATTCGAACCTATGGTCAGCGGGAGCGGATCTACAATCAGGCGCGCGAGTTGGGGATCGTTTTTATCAACTACGAGATGCATGGCCCGCCCAAGGTGAAAAAGCATGATAAGGGCGTGCTGGTCGAGGTCTGGGATCACGTCCTCCATCGTCCCCTGGAGATTAAGGCGGATGTGGTTATTCTGGCTGCGGCAACCCTGGCCAGCCCGGATGCGATGAACCTGGGCAATCTCTTTAAGATTCCGCTCAATAGTGATGGGTTTTTCCAGGAGGCGCATGTCAAACTGCGTCCGGTGGAATTCAACGTGGATGGGGTTTTTGTTGCCGGTCTTGCCCACTATCCCAAACCCTTGGAAGAATCGATCTCCCAGGCCCTGGCGGCGGCCGCCAAGGCTGGTCGTCTGCTCTCACGGGAAGCGATTAACCTGGAGCCCAATACCGCCCTGGTTGATCCGGTGAACTGCGATGGCTGCGGACTCTGCATAGAAGTCTGTCCCTATCAGGCCATCACCCTGGTCGAATATGAAGATGAAGAGGGGACTCCTTTGAAGACGGTGCATATCGATCCCGTACTCTGTAAGGGCTGTGGCATTTGTCAGGGAACCTGTCCCAAGCGGGGCGTAGATGTGGCTGGCTTTACCTATGCCCAGATAGAGGCGCAGATCGATGCAGCCCTGGAAGAGAGCGAGTTGGAGGAGGAATTATGA
- a CDS encoding hydrogenase iron-sulfur subunit, protein MNTTPKIIAFCCNWCSYAAADLAGISRLQYPGSVRIIRVMCSGMVHPEMVLHALDKGAEGVMIIGCHLGECHYINGNEMALARAEVITDTLEDMGYESERFQITWVSSAEPERLAEAFRAFCGRLAILRGELASLSESKKGTRS, encoded by the coding sequence ATGAACACAACCCCCAAAATAATCGCCTTTTGCTGTAACTGGTGTTCCTACGCTGCGGCTGATCTTGCCGGTATTTCCAGGCTGCAGTACCCCGGGTCGGTGCGGATTATTCGTGTGATGTGCTCGGGGATGGTTCATCCTGAGATGGTGCTGCATGCCCTGGACAAGGGGGCAGAAGGAGTGATGATCATTGGCTGTCATCTGGGTGAGTGCCATTACATCAACGGCAACGAGATGGCCCTGGCCAGGGCCGAGGTGATCACCGATACTCTGGAAGATATGGGCTATGAGAGTGAGCGGTTTCAGATTACCTGGGTTTCCTCGGCTGAACCTGAGCGTCTGGCAGAGGCCTTTCGTGCCTTTTGCGGGCGTCTGGCCATTCTGCGTGGTGAACTGGCTAGCCTCTCCGAGTCCAAGAAGGGGACTCGGTCTTGA
- a CDS encoding methyl viologen-reducing hydrogenase: MSLARLSFEWLHACCGCEVSLLDAGEDFLALVNQVEIVHCPLLLDNKYEQEEGGGLCLPQADIGIVSGGVASEEELALVKAMRASCTSLVALGTCATHGGIPAMRNQWTSQETLQTVYAYGSDEQALIPADISQPLDRVYSVDEKVKVDWLLPGCPPASDAIVGFLTKLVAGTPGKTAAKSVCETCPTQRGGKAQGGAGRFLENAAGDAQAPPSEMVCLLEQGILCMGPVTAGGCGGKEAPLCLRARVPCRGCYGPVRAGCNPLLDMLGALASNGIDHRSMIDRKSLLRFSGAHGLLKPLRKRR; encoded by the coding sequence TTGAGTCTAGCCAGACTCAGCTTTGAGTGGCTTCATGCCTGTTGTGGTTGTGAAGTCTCGTTACTTGATGCGGGAGAAGATTTCCTTGCCCTCGTCAATCAGGTAGAGATTGTCCACTGCCCCTTGCTGCTGGATAATAAATATGAGCAGGAGGAGGGGGGGGGGCTGTGTTTGCCCCAGGCGGATATCGGCATTGTTTCCGGTGGGGTTGCCTCGGAAGAAGAGCTTGCGTTGGTCAAGGCCATGCGGGCCAGCTGTACGAGCCTGGTTGCCCTGGGGACCTGTGCCACCCATGGCGGTATTCCTGCCATGCGCAATCAATGGACCTCCCAGGAAACCTTACAGACCGTCTATGCCTATGGCAGTGATGAGCAAGCCTTGATTCCAGCGGACATCTCCCAGCCCCTGGATCGGGTCTACAGTGTGGATGAAAAGGTCAAGGTAGACTGGCTCTTGCCAGGTTGCCCGCCTGCCTCTGATGCCATCGTTGGATTTTTGACCAAGCTGGTGGCTGGTACACCCGGTAAAACAGCCGCCAAGAGCGTTTGCGAGACCTGCCCGACCCAGAGGGGCGGCAAAGCACAGGGGGGGGCTGGCAGATTTCTTGAGAATGCCGCCGGGGATGCTCAGGCTCCGCCCAGCGAGATGGTTTGTCTGTTGGAGCAGGGGATTCTCTGTATGGGGCCGGTGACCGCTGGTGGTTGTGGTGGCAAAGAGGCACCGCTTTGTCTGCGTGCCCGTGTCCCCTGTCGAGGATGTTATGGGCCGGTGCGGGCGGGCTGTAATCCACTCTTGGATATGCTGGGGGCACTTGCCAGTAACGGTATTGATCACCGGTCCATGATAGATCGAAAATCACTGCTGCGTTTCAGCGGAGCCCACGGCCTGCTCAAACCACTGCGTAAACGCCGTTAA
- a CDS encoding Ni/Fe hydrogenase subunit alpha, which yields MGQEISIHPVTRIEGHARIDLRLDEFGQVSDAQVAISALRGFEQFVIGRPAEEIPRIVTRICGICPWMHHLAAVKAIDGCFGAEPTRSGHQLRELCQILAHIHDKILHFFFLAAPDFVLDPQEDLSVRNIMGLVRQEPELAGRVVRMRQLAQQMLARFAGKAIHPVAAVVGGFSCAMQEEVRQSLLADARELLDFASYAMDFAKKQAFNRFSQEFDGLGDITTGFMGTVDRQGRLRLYDGQLRLMAADGGYVDFQACDYQQYLAEHVEPWSSAKMVYAKSWGEGFSLHPEQPTGIYRVNTLARLNVCDAMATPRAQQELEEFRARFGRPVQATLLYHWARLVELVYACERSVELLEEHEITDPNVRNVVEPGAGRGIGHVEAPRGTLIHEYATDEQGCITQANLIVGTTHNIAPMNLSVQQAAASLISNGQVDEGILNKIEMAVRAYDP from the coding sequence ATGGGCCAAGAGATTTCCATACATCCTGTCACTCGTATCGAGGGACACGCTCGCATAGATCTCCGTCTGGACGAATTCGGTCAGGTGAGTGATGCCCAGGTTGCTATTTCTGCCCTGCGGGGATTTGAACAGTTCGTCATTGGTCGCCCCGCCGAGGAGATTCCGCGTATTGTTACTCGCATCTGTGGGATTTGTCCCTGGATGCACCACCTGGCCGCGGTGAAAGCCATTGATGGCTGTTTTGGTGCGGAGCCGACCCGCAGCGGCCATCAGCTTCGTGAACTCTGCCAGATTCTTGCGCATATACACGATAAGATTTTGCATTTTTTCTTTCTTGCGGCGCCTGATTTTGTCCTTGATCCCCAAGAAGACCTCTCGGTGCGCAACATCATGGGGCTGGTACGTCAGGAACCCGAGCTGGCAGGCCGGGTTGTGCGTATGCGCCAGTTGGCGCAACAGATGCTCGCTCGTTTTGCAGGCAAGGCGATTCATCCAGTGGCCGCGGTTGTTGGTGGCTTCTCCTGCGCCATGCAGGAAGAAGTGCGGCAATCCCTGCTCGCCGATGCCCGCGAGCTGCTTGATTTTGCCAGCTACGCCATGGATTTTGCTAAAAAACAGGCCTTTAACCGGTTCAGTCAAGAGTTTGATGGGCTGGGTGACATCACCACAGGTTTTATGGGGACTGTCGACAGGCAGGGGCGGTTGCGACTTTATGATGGTCAGCTGCGTCTGATGGCAGCTGATGGAGGCTATGTCGATTTTCAGGCCTGCGATTACCAGCAGTACCTGGCCGAGCATGTGGAACCCTGGTCCTCGGCCAAGATGGTCTATGCTAAATCTTGGGGAGAGGGGTTTTCTCTTCATCCTGAACAGCCTACTGGCATTTACCGGGTCAATACGCTGGCGCGACTCAATGTCTGTGATGCCATGGCTACCCCCCGGGCACAGCAGGAGCTGGAGGAGTTTCGCGCTCGTTTTGGGCGACCAGTCCAGGCCACGCTCCTCTATCACTGGGCGCGACTGGTGGAGCTGGTGTATGCCTGCGAACGCAGCGTTGAGCTGCTGGAAGAGCACGAGATCACCGACCCTAATGTGCGAAACGTTGTAGAGCCGGGGGCAGGACGCGGTATTGGCCATGTTGAGGCGCCTCGCGGTACCCTGATCCATGAGTATGCCACCGATGAGCAGGGATGTATCACCCAGGCAAACCTGATTGTGGGAACAACCCATAATATCGCCCCCATGAATCTGAGTGTGCAGCAGGCGGCGGCCTCGTTGATCAGTAATGGTCAGGTCGACGAGGGGATTCTCAATAAAATTGAGATGGCAGTCAGGGCCTATGACCCGTGA
- the hypF gene encoding carbamoyltransferase HypF → MKHPPSSVLSETTALRVTVRGIVQGVGFRPFVYRLAHALQLIGTVINDSDGVEIILNGEPQVVEDFLHRLQVEAPVAARITELKTEAIQAKMPAEGFAILPSRSSSRPSTQIAPDMSICPDCMKEIMDPQDRHYRYPFTNCTNCGPRFSIVKRVPYDRPNTSMQAFTMCEQCSREYHDPLDRRFHAQPNACPQCGPQLSWHDNEGHPLPGDCLTNCAQALQQGKLVAIKGLGGFHLAVDGTSEEAVALLRRRKHRPAKPLAIMVRDLQTARAFCRISEQEAALLLSPEHPIVLVERLKTTPLAASVAPGLEKIGLMLPYTPLHALLLSEPEVPQVLVMTSGNRGGEPICTDNDEALQRLAGLADFFLFHNREIVTRVDDSVARIMDGKVRLLRRGRGYSPVPILLNEPTGDILACGGEMKNVFCIVRNQEAYLSQHIGELVNTQTFDFFRESVEHLQDVLELVPHQVSVDLHPDYLSSRYGRGRSEALCNVQHHHAHLAAVLAEQQLSGPVLGLVLDGTGYGPDGTIFGGEIYQANRKEYTRLGHLATLSLPGGDRAAREPWRMAMSLLYTCLGEEGLVDLRLPPALKGIDPGKKNLLAQMLSKQLNCPASSSCGRLFDGVSALLGLCQDSQYEGQAAMLLEQQALGADDRATLNRYLPQIDRENDQLVLAVDGLVAGLLSDIRDDVSLSVMARAFHHWLAAGLIEVLAELRQKTGLNQVVLAGGCMQNMLLFERLSSGLRDQGFVVYAGELVPMNDGGLALGQAYIGGVPCV, encoded by the coding sequence ATGAAGCATCCCCCGTCTTCGGTGCTTTCTGAAACCACAGCTCTGCGGGTTACTGTGCGTGGCATTGTGCAAGGAGTGGGATTTCGCCCCTTTGTTTATCGGCTTGCCCATGCCTTACAACTGATCGGGACGGTTATCAACGACAGTGATGGGGTTGAAATTATCTTGAACGGAGAGCCCCAGGTTGTAGAGGATTTTCTTCATCGCCTGCAGGTCGAGGCCCCCGTTGCTGCCCGTATTACTGAGCTGAAAACGGAAGCGATACAGGCCAAGATGCCAGCCGAGGGGTTTGCGATCCTTCCCAGCCGCTCATCCAGTCGTCCTTCGACCCAGATTGCACCGGATATGTCTATCTGTCCGGATTGCATGAAGGAAATTATGGATCCGCAGGATCGGCATTACCGCTACCCCTTTACCAACTGCACCAACTGCGGCCCCCGGTTTTCCATTGTCAAGCGTGTGCCCTATGATCGGCCCAATACCTCCATGCAGGCTTTCACCATGTGCGAGCAGTGCAGCCGGGAATATCATGATCCCCTGGACCGACGATTTCACGCCCAGCCTAACGCCTGCCCGCAGTGTGGCCCTCAGCTCAGCTGGCACGATAACGAGGGACACCCCCTGCCGGGTGACTGCCTGACCAATTGCGCACAGGCCCTGCAACAGGGGAAGTTAGTCGCTATAAAAGGACTGGGGGGCTTTCATCTCGCCGTTGATGGAACAAGTGAAGAGGCTGTGGCCTTGTTGCGCAGACGCAAGCACCGTCCAGCAAAGCCCTTGGCTATTATGGTGCGAGATCTTCAAACAGCCCGAGCCTTTTGCCGCATCAGTGAGCAGGAGGCCGCGCTGTTGCTTTCACCCGAGCACCCGATAGTGCTGGTAGAGCGACTCAAAACCACGCCGCTTGCCGCATCGGTTGCACCGGGACTGGAAAAAATCGGCCTCATGCTGCCGTACACACCGTTGCATGCCCTGCTGCTCAGTGAGCCCGAGGTGCCGCAGGTGCTGGTCATGACCAGCGGCAACAGGGGCGGTGAGCCGATCTGCACGGACAATGACGAGGCGCTACAGCGTTTGGCAGGCCTGGCGGATTTTTTTCTGTTCCATAACCGCGAAATTGTCACCCGGGTCGATGATTCGGTGGCACGGATTATGGACGGGAAAGTGCGTTTGCTTCGCCGTGGCCGCGGATATTCACCGGTTCCGATTTTGCTTAATGAACCCACAGGTGATATCCTTGCCTGTGGCGGAGAGATGAAAAACGTCTTTTGTATTGTGCGTAACCAGGAAGCCTACCTCTCGCAGCACATTGGTGAACTGGTCAATACACAGACCTTTGATTTTTTCAGAGAGAGCGTTGAGCACCTGCAGGATGTGCTTGAGTTGGTCCCACATCAGGTGAGCGTTGATCTGCATCCGGATTATCTCTCCAGTCGTTATGGACGAGGCCGCAGTGAGGCGCTGTGCAACGTTCAGCACCACCACGCCCACCTGGCCGCAGTGCTTGCCGAGCAGCAGCTCAGTGGTCCGGTTCTTGGTCTGGTGCTCGATGGTACCGGCTACGGTCCGGATGGGACCATTTTTGGGGGAGAGATCTACCAGGCAAACCGGAAAGAGTATACCCGCCTTGGGCATTTGGCCACCCTGTCATTGCCCGGAGGCGATCGGGCGGCGCGGGAGCCCTGGCGAATGGCCATGTCGCTGCTGTATACCTGCCTGGGAGAGGAGGGGCTTGTGGATCTGCGACTCCCTCCTGCCTTGAAGGGCATTGATCCTGGGAAGAAAAATCTCCTTGCCCAGATGCTGAGTAAACAGCTCAACTGCCCAGCCAGCTCAAGCTGTGGCCGTTTATTTGACGGGGTTTCGGCCTTGCTCGGGCTCTGCCAGGACAGTCAATACGAAGGGCAGGCGGCCATGCTTCTGGAGCAGCAGGCCCTTGGAGCTGATGATCGTGCGACTCTTAATCGCTATCTTCCGCAGATAGACAGGGAAAATGATCAGCTTGTGCTTGCCGTGGATGGTTTGGTAGCCGGATTGCTTTCCGATATACGAGATGATGTTTCGCTTTCGGTAATGGCCCGCGCCTTCCACCATTGGCTGGCTGCTGGGCTTATAGAGGTGCTTGCGGAATTGCGGCAGAAAACCGGCCTGAATCAGGTTGTCCTTGCCGGTGGCTGCATGCAGAATATGTTGTTGTTTGAGCGGCTCAGCAGTGGCCTGCGAGACCAGGGATTTGTGGTCTATGCAGGTGAGCTGGTGCCGATGAATGATGGTGGCCTTGCCCTTGGGCAGGCCTATATAGGAGGTGTTCCATGTGTTTAG
- a CDS encoding HypC/HybG/HupF family hydrogenase formation chaperone yields the protein MCLAIPMQVVELRGGSDELLDPQVAMVESDGVRKEIRLEMVDRVPEVGDYVIIHAGFAIRSLSEEEAEINLKLMRQMAEALEKEGRLPGAPE from the coding sequence ATGTGTTTAGCCATTCCCATGCAGGTCGTTGAGCTGCGCGGCGGCAGTGATGAGTTGCTTGACCCCCAAGTGGCCATGGTTGAAAGCGACGGAGTGCGCAAAGAAATCCGTCTGGAAATGGTGGATCGGGTTCCCGAAGTGGGGGACTACGTGATCATTCACGCCGGGTTTGCCATTCGTTCGCTCTCTGAAGAAGAGGCTGAGATCAATCTTAAGCTGATGCGCCAGATGGCCGAGGCTCTGGAAAAAGAGGGACGCCTGCCTGGAGCACCGGAATGA
- the hypD gene encoding hydrogenase formation protein HypD: MKCADEFRSREITAPLVEEIRRTLTKPLRIMEVCGTHTMSIFRHGIRSLLPEGIILLSGPGCPVCVTPADHIDAFLAAAKKPEVTIATFGDLIRVPGSEGSLATARAEGAKVEIVYSPMDALVLAQKEPERTVLFPAIGFETTVPTIAATILQAERLGIENFVIIAACKTMPQALDTLLSDEELRIDGLLCPGHVSAIIGSDAYKPFAERHNLACAVAGFEPADILAGLLSLIRQLAEGNPRVENCYTRAVTAEGNRNAQKLIDQIFEPADSPWRGLGTIPGSGLVLRPQYQRYDAVARLGLSVQPAPEPKGCRCGDILKGSLLPPDCPLYGKACTPLKPVGPCMVSNEGTCAAYYRYSGQK; encoded by the coding sequence ATGAAATGTGCCGATGAGTTCAGATCCAGGGAAATTACCGCGCCCCTGGTCGAGGAGATCAGGCGCACGCTGACAAAGCCCCTGCGGATTATGGAAGTCTGTGGAACCCACACCATGTCGATTTTTCGCCATGGCATCCGTTCGTTGCTTCCTGAGGGAATCATTCTGCTTTCAGGTCCAGGTTGCCCGGTCTGTGTCACTCCGGCCGATCATATCGATGCCTTTCTTGCTGCGGCCAAAAAGCCCGAAGTCACCATTGCCACCTTTGGTGATCTGATCAGGGTACCTGGCAGTGAGGGCTCGCTTGCCACCGCACGAGCAGAGGGGGCGAAGGTAGAAATCGTCTATTCGCCCATGGATGCTCTGGTCCTTGCTCAAAAAGAACCGGAGCGAACGGTGCTTTTTCCTGCCATTGGATTTGAGACTACTGTGCCCACCATTGCCGCAACCATTCTTCAAGCAGAGCGCTTGGGCATTGAAAATTTCGTGATCATCGCTGCCTGTAAAACCATGCCACAGGCTCTGGACACCCTGCTTTCCGATGAGGAACTCAGAATCGACGGCTTGCTTTGTCCCGGCCATGTGAGTGCTATTATCGGCAGTGACGCCTACAAGCCCTTTGCCGAGCGCCATAACCTGGCCTGTGCCGTGGCTGGATTTGAGCCCGCTGACATTCTTGCTGGCTTACTGAGTTTGATTCGTCAGCTGGCAGAGGGCAATCCCCGTGTGGAAAATTGCTATACCCGTGCGGTGACCGCCGAGGGGAATCGCAATGCCCAAAAGCTCATTGATCAGATCTTTGAGCCTGCCGACAGTCCCTGGCGGGGGCTGGGCACGATCCCCGGGAGTGGGCTGGTGTTGCGGCCCCAATATCAGCGTTATGACGCGGTGGCACGCTTAGGCCTCAGTGTGCAGCCCGCTCCTGAACCCAAGGGGTGCCGCTGTGGTGATATCCTCAAGGGAAGCCTGCTGCCTCCGGACTGCCCTCTGTATGGAAAGGCCTGTACCCCCCTGAAACCTGTTGGCCCCTGTATGGTTTCAAATGAAGGCACCTGTGCGGCATATTACCGATACAGCGGCCAGAAGTAA
- the hypE gene encoding hydrogenase expression/formation protein HypE has protein sequence MKADSIISLDHGSGGLASQNLISGLFLRYLRSPQLHDLEDCAILGEYSGRIAFSTDSYVVDPLFFPGGDIGKLAVHGTINDLAMRGARPIALSLALIIEEGFAYADLERVVASIATCSEESGVAVVTGDTKVVPRGKVDKIFVNTSGIGIASHRHNISGTKAEPGDAVIISGTLADHGITIMSAQAGIAIDGDIRSDTQALHRLVATLLEGNTGVVHVLRDPTRGGLATTLCEIARSSGVDITLEEERLPIRGSVNTACEMIGLDPLYLANEGKMIVICDRDGAEDVLQLMRRTPEGRDAALIGWVGERGEGRVSLTTRIGGSRLLEPLTGQPLPRIC, from the coding sequence ATGAAAGCAGACTCGATTATCAGTCTTGACCACGGCAGTGGCGGACTTGCCAGCCAGAACCTGATCAGTGGTCTCTTCCTCAGGTATCTGCGTTCTCCGCAGCTGCATGACCTGGAAGACTGCGCAATACTTGGCGAGTATTCCGGACGTATTGCCTTTTCCACAGATAGTTATGTAGTTGACCCGCTCTTTTTTCCAGGGGGGGATATTGGAAAACTGGCAGTGCACGGCACCATTAATGACCTGGCAATGCGTGGTGCCCGCCCCATTGCATTGAGTCTGGCTTTAATTATTGAAGAGGGATTTGCCTACGCAGATCTCGAACGGGTGGTCGCCTCCATCGCCACCTGTTCAGAAGAGTCTGGCGTGGCTGTTGTGACCGGGGATACCAAGGTGGTCCCTCGGGGGAAGGTAGATAAAATTTTTGTCAATACCTCGGGTATCGGCATTGCCTCCCATCGTCACAACATCTCGGGAACCAAGGCCGAACCCGGAGATGCGGTTATCATTTCCGGTACCCTGGCGGATCATGGTATCACCATCATGAGTGCCCAGGCAGGCATTGCCATTGACGGTGATATCAGAAGCGATACCCAAGCCCTGCATCGTCTTGTTGCCACTCTGCTTGAAGGCAATACCGGTGTGGTCCATGTTCTGCGTGATCCTACCCGTGGAGGCCTGGCAACCACCCTCTGTGAAATTGCCCGCTCATCGGGTGTGGATATCACCCTGGAAGAAGAACGTTTACCGATCCGTGGTTCTGTCAACACCGCCTGTGAAATGATTGGGCTTGATCCGCTTTACCTGGCCAATGAAGGCAAAATGATAGTCATCTGTGACCGTGACGGTGCCGAGGACGTGCTCCAGCTGATGCGACGTACGCCCGAAGGCCGCGATGCCGCCCTTATTGGCTGGGTGGGAGAGCGAGGTGAGGGGCGGGTCAGCCTGACCACACGTATCGGTGGTTCTCGTTTGCTGGAGCCGTTGACCGGGCAGCCTCTGCCCCGCATCT